CCAGACCTTCGGCGACAGAGCTCTGTCCGACGCGTGCGAGGACATGGTCATGGGCCGCTGGGAGGGCGCACACGACCTGTTGGCCACCGGCTCCCACAGGGACTGGGACCGGCGCAGCCACCGCATCCGGCTGCTTGCCCACACCGCCGCCGACAAACGGATCGTGGAAGCCTGGCAGACCGCCCAGCCAAGCAGCGCGGACGCTCTCGTGCTGCGCGCGGACACCGAGGTGATGCGGCTCTTCGCGGCCGCCCGTACGGGAACCATGCCGGGCCCCGAGAGTCTGGACCGCACGGCCCACATCTGTCTGAACGCCTCTGACGCCTTCCCCTACGACCCTCATCCCTGGGTGTCACTGATCACGCTCGGCAGGCTGTACGAAGGCGGGGCCCAGTCCATGAACCAGTGGTGGTCGGAACTCCTGGCCCGCGATCCGTACCACCGGGAGGCGCACCATCAGGCCCTGCGCTACATGTCGGCGCGCTGGCACGGCTCGCACGGCAAGGCCTACGCCTTCGCACGTGACTGTGCGGTCTACGCTCCGGCCGGCTCCCCGCTGCTGGTCATGCCGCAGGTCGCTCGTGCGGAGGAGTTCCGTCACCGCACCGAGACGGAAGGGGCCAGGACGCACACGATGGTCGGCTACTGGGCAGGGGAGCGCTGGGACCTCCTGGAGACCATGGAACGCTGGATAGCGGTCCGATCTCCCATCGAGGCTGCGCAGGATGTCGCCGATCTGAACCACCTTGCTCACGGTCTCGCGCAGGCCGGACTTCTCGTCGAGGCCGCGACGGTCTTCGATCTGCTCAAGGGGCGGGCCACCCGGGTGCCGTGGTCGTACACAGGCGACGCGGAGCAGGAGTACGTGCGCTGGCGCGACCGGTCGGCCCGTGCGGCGGCGGGGCATGCGGATCTCCGGAAAGGCTGACGTCTGATGCGTACCGGCTCCTTCGAAGAGCGCAGCCTGCTGGAGCAGGCGGTACAGGCTGCGGTGAGCGGTGCGAGTTTCACGCCCTTCACTGAGGGACTGGCCGGTTCTGTCGACCGTCGCCGAGGTGCGGCGCACAGTGCAGGAGCGGTGTTCCGGTCGATGCTCGGGCAGGACTTCTGCCTGGGGCAGCCCGGCGCCCGGCAAGGGGTGGGCACCGAGTCGTCTCCGTACGGCATCAGCCTGGGCGTGCGCTATCCCCGTTCCGAACCTGGTGAGTTGGTGGGGGCGGCGGTGCGGGCGATGGCGGGCTGGCGTGCGGCCGGACCGCGGCGCCGGGCAGAGCTCGCGGTGGAAGTGCTCTGCCGGCTCCATGACCGCAGCCATGAGATCGCGCACGCGCTGCACCACACCACCGGGCAGGCCTATGCCACGGCCCACCGGGCGGGCAGCCTTCATGCGCAGGACCGCGGACTGGAGGCCGTGGCCCACGCGCTGGCCGCGTCGACGCGCACACCTGCCGATATGTACGGGGAGCGGCTTGCCGAGAGGGGCGGCCCACGGCAGATGGACGTCCCACTGGGAATGGACGGCACCTGCACTGTCGTCCCGCGCGGGGTCTCACTGCTCATCGGTTGCCCGGACTTCCCCACCTGGAACGGCTATCCGGGCCTCTTCGCAAGCCTGGTGACCGGGAACCCGTTGATCGTCAAGCCCCATCCCCGCGCGGTGCTGCCGCTCGCCCTGACCGTACAAGTCGCGCGGGACGTGCTGAGGAAGGCAGGGCACGACCCCAACGTGGTGACGCTGGCGGCGGAGAAGCCCGGCGAGCAACTGGCGCCCCGGTTCGCGACCGACCCCGAGGTCCGCGTCATCGATTTCACCGGCTCGGTCCGGTTTGGCGAGTGGCTGCACCGCAATGCCCGTCAAGCCAGCGTGTACGCCACACCGATCGGGGCCAACACGGTGCTGATGGACTCCACCGACGGCTACCGCAGAATGCTGCGCGAGCTCGCGCTGTCGCTTTCACTGTGCAGCGGCCAGAGTTGCACCGCCCCGCAGAACATCCTGGTGCCTTCCGGCGGGATCCGCACCGACGAAGGCCGCAAGACCATAGGGCGGTTCAGCGTCGACCTGAGCCGCGCCGTGAAGCGGCTCCTGGCGGAACCGCGGCGTGCGGCGGGAATACTCGGCGCGATAGGCAGCGACCGCATCCGCACCTCGCTCGCGCATGCCGCCGGATGCGGAGTGGTCGTGCATGCCTCTTCGCCGGTCGCACACCCCGACCATCCGGCAGCTGACATCCGCACTCCGCTGATCGTCCGGCTGGAGGCACACGACGAGCAGGTGTACGCCCGCGAATGGGCCGGGCCTGTCTCCTTCGTGATCGCCACCGAATCGACCTCGCACAGCCTGGACATCTTCCGCCGCACCGCGCGCAGACACGGCGGCCAGTTCGCCACGGTCCATTCGACGGACCCGCTGGTGCTGGGAGCCGTCGAGATCGCCGCCCTGGACGCAGGGGTGCACCTGTCGGAGAACCTCGCCGGGAGCGTCTTCATGGACCAGTCGGCGGTGTACGGCGACTTCTGCGCCGCGGAAGTGTCCCCAGGCGCCCACACCGCCCTCGCCGACCCCTCGTTCATCACCGGCCGGTTCCGCCTCGTGCAGGCCCGCCGCCCGGCCGTGCGGGTACACGACATCAGCGCCGCGGAGGCGTAACAGTCGGCTGTGTACGGTGAGTTGGCTCACCTCGAAAGCGCCAGCTCATACAGCCGCCGCAAGTCCAGGCGCGGCCTCTCCCGGGGCACGCCGGGGCGGACGCGCGGGACGAGCACCCGCAGCGCCCGGGCCGGATCGTGCAGCGCACGGGGGCCTGGAGGGTGAGCGCCTCGCCGTCAACGCCCGCCTGGATCTCGGGCGCATCGGCATCGATCACCACCTCCCGGGCGGGCAACAGGCCCGAGCGCGAAGGAGGCCGTCGCCTCGATGCGCCCGGCCAGGTCCGGGTGGTCGGTGTCCACGCCGGTGTCGAGGACGGCGATCTTCACATCGCGTCCGGTAAGGCTGGACAGGTTGGCCCGGATCGCCTGCAGGCCCCAGGTCCAGTTCTGCTCGTCCCAGGCCGGGCCCTGGGCAGCGGCGATTTCGGCCCTGGCGTGGCGGGCGACCACGTCCTCGTCGCTGCGGTAGGCCGGGAAGAACTCGGTCGGCGCCTGCTGCGGGGCGGTGATCGGCTAGGCGTAGACCATGCGCTCCGGCTCAGCCGCGATGATCGAGTCTTCCCGCTCGGCCGTGGTCACCGGCGCGTGTACATCATGCGCCTTGTTGGGTTCGGGGCGGGATTCGGGCCGCTGCGGCCCAGGAACAGAGTCCGGGGAATGGACATGGCTGGGCGCGTCGAAGCGGTCGGCAAGAACGTGACCCGGTTCCGACCGGGCGAGGCGGTGTTCGGCATGGGCGCCGGCAGCCTCGCCGAGTACGCGTGCGCCCAAGAGAACGCCCTGGCACCGATGCCTGCGAACCTCGCCTTCGAGCAGGCCGCAGCCGTACCCGAGGCAGCCTCAACCGCCCTCCTGGGCCTGCGCACAGGACGGATCGAGGCCGGACAGCGAGTCCTGATCAATGGCGCCTCGGGCGGCGTGGGCACGTTCGCCGTACAGCTCGCCAGAGCCTTCGGCGCGAACGTGACCGGGTGTGCAGCGCGAGGAACGTGGACCTGGTCCGATCGATCGGCGCGAGCCAGGTCGTCGACTACACCCGCGAGGACTTCACCCAGGGTGCCCA
The Streptomyces lunaelactis genome window above contains:
- the paaN gene encoding phenylacetic acid degradation protein PaaN, whose protein sequence is MRTGSFEERSLLEQAVQAAVSGASFTPFTEGLAGSVDRRRGAAHSAGAVFRSMLGQDFCLGQPGARQGVGTESSPYGISLGVRYPRSEPGELVGAAVRAMAGWRAAGPRRRAELAVEVLCRLHDRSHEIAHALHHTTGQAYATAHRAGSLHAQDRGLEAVAHALAASTRTPADMYGERLAERGGPRQMDVPLGMDGTCTVVPRGVSLLIGCPDFPTWNGYPGLFASLVTGNPLIVKPHPRAVLPLALTVQVARDVLRKAGHDPNVVTLAAEKPGEQLAPRFATDPEVRVIDFTGSVRFGEWLHRNARQASVYATPIGANTVLMDSTDGYRRMLRELALSLSLCSGQSCTAPQNILVPSGGIRTDEGRKTIGRFSVDLSRAVKRLLAEPRRAAGILGAIGSDRIRTSLAHAAGCGVVVHASSPVAHPDHPAADIRTPLIVRLEAHDEQVYAREWAGPVSFVIATESTSHSLDIFRRTARRHGGQFATVHSTDPLVLGAVEIAALDAGVHLSENLAGSVFMDQSAVYGDFCAAEVSPGAHTALADPSFITGRFRLVQARRPAVRVHDISAAEA
- a CDS encoding S8 family serine peptidase; amino-acid sequence: MVARHARAEIAAAQGPAWDEQNWTWGLQAIRANLSSLTGRDVKIAVLDTGVDTDHPDLAGRIEATASFALGPVARPGGGDRCRCARDPGGR